The Drechmeria coniospora strain ARSEF 6962 chromosome 02, whole genome shotgun sequence genome has a segment encoding these proteins:
- a CDS encoding mRNA cleavage factor complex component Pcf11 — translation MASDAEEVAEDYRQALEDLSSNMRFEISNLTVIARENTEHALAIAEVLQQHILKAAPNKKLPSLYVLDSIVKNVGTPYTLYFGRNLFKTFMEAYAVVDQPIRRKMEEMLKTWKDPVPGSMDTRPVFPHDLVRPIENALMKARAASMPSQASLAGRSRSALLPSRNTPTPPGMHGPAGAYPYQAYAMANGGRAGEMGAENYAFLAQQSVSLLRNVDTAGYQRDAPWQFPQQSILTPGPAPATLHPSVPGPYGPSSAAGTSVESLSYDIQSLIVAMRTEFAQKPHDASVQNRLRALLDLQVVVQRTNLPPDQLELIKTRVTELAAVTMRPSSTPGSAQNPESVSQHGLVAASHSASVTTSPLPAPVTLDSLLGPGALAALMGRQSATPQNTTPNPPHGQQAIRPPPPPPSTQRQQPQPQPPTASQNPLSLLEQLRQAGMIPQGTGTPPTAGSAPLPPPSAPAPAAAPQPVLPSAIAGILSSAQAQAQAGPASSVPALDAGLDGAVLKRQYRPAALAALYEDLGPACTQCGRRFRTDAEGKEKKMAHMDWHFRVHQRSTEAEKRGTHRSWYVDEQDWLKSRETVDSDHATVAVETSAQATQLEKEPSYIPVPEPSSGVNTVCPICQEKFENKWLDTAQEWVWLDAVLVGTRAYHASCHAEATRDRDGTPGISRRTPDPVLGKRKAETSISSPKIRTMKTSA, via the exons ATGGCGTCGGATGCGGAGGAGGTCGCGGAGGACTACCGCCAGGCACTCGAGGATCTGTCGTCCAACATGCGCTTCGAGATCAGCAACCTCACGGTGATCGCGCGGGAGAACACGGAGCACGCGTTGGCCATCGCCGAGGTCCTGCAACAGCACATTCTCAAG GCTGCGCCGAATAAAAAGCTTCCCTCGCTCTACGTCCTTGATTCGATTGTCAAGAACGTCGGCACGCCGTACACGCTCTATTTCGGACGTAACCTCTTCAAGACGTTCATGGAAGCGTACGCCGTTGTCGACCAGCCTATTCGGCGCAAGATGGAAGAGATGCTCAAGACGTGGAAGGACCCTGTCCCGGGATCTATGGACACTCGGCCCGTCTTTCCTCACGACCTCGTGCGGCCGATCGAGAACGCTCTCATGAAAGCGAGGGCGGCCAGCATGCCTTCGCAagcctcgctcgccggcaGGTCACGGTCGGCGCTGCTCCCCAGTCGAAacacgccgacgcctcccGGAATGCACGGGCCGGCAGGCGCATACCCTTACCAGGCCTATGCCATGGCCAACGGTGGGCGGGCGGGTGAAATGGGCGCGGAAAACTATGCGTTCCTGGCACAACAGAGCGTGAGTCTTCTTCGGAACGTCGATACGGCTGGTTACCAACGAGATGCACCTTGGCAGTTCCCCCAACAGTCCATCCTTACACCTGGCCCTGCGCCGGCTACGTTGCACCCATCCGTACCCGGGCCATACGGGCCATCATCGGCTGCCGGGACGAGCGTAGAATCCTTGAGCTATGATATTCAGAGCCTGATCGTGGCGATGAGGACCGAGTTCGCTCAGAAGCCGCATGATGCTAGTGTTCAGAACAGATTAAGAGCGCTGCTGGATCTGCAGGTGGTTGTGCAGCGGACAAACTTGCCGCCGGATCAGCTTGAGCTCATTAAAACCAGAGTAACTGAACTTGCTGCCGTGACAAtgaggccctcgtcgacgccgggaTCTGCTCAGAACCCGGAGAGCGTATCACAGCATGGACTTGTGGCCGCGTCGCATTCTGCTTCCGTAACCACAAGTCCACTTCCCGCACCGGTCACCCTGGACTCTCTGCTCGGTCCGGGAGCACTGGCGGCGTTGATGGGAAGGCAGTCGGCAACTCCTCAGAACACGACGCCCAATCCTCCACATGGCCAGCAGGCCAtccgaccgccgccgccgccgccgtcgacgcaaaGACAGCAACCGCAACCGCAACCGCCAACGGCGAGCCAGAACCCGCTATCTCTGCTGGAGCAGCTTCGCCAAGCCGGCATGATTCCCCAGGGAACGGGAACCCCCCCTACCGCAGGCTCCGCTCCGCTGCCTCCCCCTTCGGCTCcggccccggcggcggcaccccAGCCAGTACTGCCGTCGGCGATTGCTGGCATTCTGTCCTCggcccaggcccaggcccaAGCCGGTCCGGCAAGCTCGGTGCCGGCTCTCGATGCGGGCCTGGATGGCGCCGTGCTGAAACGACA GTACCGGCCTGCTGCCCTGGCCGCGTTGTACGAGGATCTCGGCCCCGCCTGTACGCAGTGCGGACGACGATTCCGAACGGATGCGGAGggcaaggagaagaagatggcACACATGGACTGGCACTTTCGCGTCCACCAACGCAGCACCGAGGCGGAGAAGCGAGGGACGCACCGGAgctggtacgtcgacgaACAG GACTGGCTAAAATCTCGCGAAACGGTCGATTCGGACCACGCCACGGTGGCCGTCGAAACCTCGGCGCAGGCGACGCAGCTTGAGAAGGAACCGAGCTACATTCCGGTCCCGGAGCCGAGCAGCGGCGTCAACACCGTATGCCCCATCTGTCAGGAGAAGTTTGAGAACAAATGGCTCGACACTGCGCAGGAGTGGGTGTggctcgacgccgtgctTGTCGGTACCCGGGCGTACCACGCGTCCTGCCATGCCGAAGCGACTCGGGATCGCGACGGCACGCCAGGTATCTCACGACGGACCCCCGACCCGGTTCTGGGGAAGAGAAAGGCGGAGACAAGCATCTCCTCGCCCAAGATTCGGACGATGAAGACCTCTGCTTAG
- a CDS encoding golgi matrix protein yields the protein MAMDPAQASSSAPKKKANKKKKNANKGKESPAGNGNGNAKGIANLTTDHGSHEDELHDELDSPAQPDTPTVETKEPEPEPESEPAPESEPLGNGYAAEPATSNEATGHEDPTAKLEAMGKEREALRAEVEQLRIQLEGIQETHQQETSQLQTEIDESNNAKEHAEEQYQVLLGRVEKIKESLSDRLKRDKAELEEARDRIEELEAQNEQLQGSAQSSGDDMEKLKEELQDATRELMTLRSRNNLSAHNWLKEKEELTRMVHHLKGEVEQTSNAMGEWEVLAMEERSVKESMMDKVQELEEQMGALKRGYESAATERDSQSTLVDNLQNALREIQEARKKELREMVETTESQLQEQKRLAQEAEARRSRAEEANEELSKELERTAPFEKEVKEKNLLIGKLRHEAIVLNEHLTKALRYLKKTKPEDNVDRQVVTNHLLHFLTLDRGDAKRFQVLQVMAGYLNWTDEQREQAGLSRPGGSAAATIRFAASPFQRTPSSPSLHADLFSEPTTARDHRESLADLWAGFLERSAKEGGADGTLPPSRKDSMSSGATGPARPESGAR from the exons ATGGCGATGGACCCGGCCCAGGCATCCAGTTCAG CGCCCAAGAAGAAGGCCAATAAAAAGAAGAAGAATGCCAACAAGGGCAAAGAGTCGCCGGcgggcaacggcaacggcaatgCCAAGGGCATCGCCAACTTAACGACTGACCACGGCAGCCACGAGGACGAACTCCACGACGAGCTAGACTCACCAGCACAACCC GATACGCCAACCGTCGAAACGAaggagcccgagcccgagcccgagtcCGAACCCGCGCCAGAGTCCGAACCCTTGGGCAATGGCTACGCCGCAGAGCCGGCGACAAGCAACGAAGCGACGGGCCACGAGGACCCCACGGCCAAGCTGGAGGCGATGGGGAAGGAGCGGGAGGCGCTGAGGGCCGAGGTGGAACAGCTTCGCATACAACTCGAGGGTATCCAAGAAACGCACCAGCAGGAAACGTCGCAGCTTCAAACGGAAATCGACGAGAGCAACAACGCCAAGGAGCATGCCGAGGAGCAGTACCAGGTCCTCCTCGGGCGAGTCGAAAAGATCAAAGAGTCGCTCAGCGATCGGCTGAAGCGGGacaaggccgagctcgaggaggcgagggaccgcatcgaggagctcgaggcgcaGAATGAGCAGCTGCAAGGCTCGGCACAGTCCTCGGGCGACGACATGGAAAAGCTCAAGGAGGAGCTGCAAGACGCGACGCGGGAGCTCATGACGCTGCGCAGCAGAAACAACCTCTCGGCGCACAACTGGctcaaggagaaggaggagctGACGCGGATGGTGCACCACCTCAAGGGGGAGGTGGAGCAGACGTCCAACGCCATGGGCGAGTGGGAGGTGCTCGCCATGGAGGAGCGTTCGGTCAAGGAGAGCATGATGGACAAGGtccaggagctcgaggagcagatGGGCGCGCTCAAGCGAGGCTACGAGAGCGCCGCGACGGAGCGCGACAGCCAGTCGACGCTCGTCGACAACCTGCAGAACGCCCTGCGCGAGATCCAAGAGGCCAGGAAGAAGGAGCTCCGCGAAATGGTGGAGACGACGGAATCGCAGCTCCAGGAGCAGAAGCGACTGGCGCaagaggccgaggcgcgcCGGTCacgggccgaggaggccaacgaggagctgtccaaggagctcgagaggacggcgccgttTGAGAAGGAGGTGAAGGAGAAGAACCTCTTGATCGGCAAGCTGCGGCACGAAGCGATTGTGCTCAACGAGCACCTGACCAAGGCGCTGCGCTACTTGAAGAAGACGAAGCCGGAAGACAACGTCGACAG ACAAGTCGTCACGAACCACCTGCTCCACTTTCTGACGCTCGaccgcggcgacgccaagCGTTTCCAGGTGCTGCAAGTCATGGCGGGCTACCTCAACTGGACGGACGAGCAGCGCGAGCAAGCCGGACTTTCGCGGCCCggcggctcggcggcggccacgataCGGTTCGCGGCCTCACCCTTCCAACGCACGCCaagctcgccctcgctccACGCTGATCTCTTCTCGGAGCCAACCACGGCGCGGGATCACCGGGAGTCGTTGGCCGATCTGTGggccggcttcctcgagcGCAGCGCAAAGGAGGGTGGCGCCGATGgcacgctgccgccgtcccgGAAGGACAGCATGAGCAGTGGCGCCACGGGTCCGGCACGACCGGAGTCGGGGGCCCGATGA
- a CDS encoding hypothetical protein (related to tetracycline resistance protein from transposon Tn4351/Tn4400) gives MRSSAEAGHEAGHEAGHEARQGSRSTPLLAGSKVQHQAGRVAEPACAALRSTPSMSRPDVHASHDMTPMEMAKTPWAPEERGGEANSDASFKPQSNSVTEWLVPSAIDADDADVAEDADDADVTDDADDAHDAHDAHVRATNPHEPAKGEGEQPEMIASLHPPQNCLEDMGAMRVAVIGGGPAGCMLARLLHAGGIDVTVFEGDAAPDFRGQGGTLDLHTKTGLAALREAGLFDEFEKHARYDGQYIAIVDKDLKYHFVRNADDRTLGERPEIDRARLRELLIKSLPEGMIHWGHRLRSVDDKTLVFQTTKVSGFDLVVGADGAWSKVRQAIAPDLKPEYVGVAMTELSIPDAKETAPEMYKIVNRGSVFVSNDGQRVSFQQMGDDSINIYTSCVRDDVEWMKAEKCGYDTDSLEQTKKHFDEVEFKDWCPQLKDALGRTQGRCIPRSLHMLPIGARWKHKPGFTMIGDAAHLMTPHAAEGVNQALEDAMHLARTIIDADKNGKDLDDEVARFEEEMRARVEPVQQLAYDLCQYWLFTPGAPRSVMPIVVSRHVKPMLPFILQPFFVAGVYAYYFLKNLWG, from the exons ATGCGGTCGAGTGCCGAGGCAGGGCACGAGGCAGGACACGAGGCTGGACACGAGGCAAGACAAGGGAGTCGGTCGACACCCCTGTTGGCGGGCAGCAAGGTGCAGCATCAAGCCGGCCGTGTTGCCGAGCCTGCATGTGCGGCTCTCCGATCAACGCCAAGCATGTCGCGGCCTGACGTGCATGCCTCGCACGACATGACGCCGATGGAGATGGCCAAGACCCCGTGGGCACCTGAGGAGcgtggcggcgaggcc AATAGCGATGCCTCCTTCAAGCCTCAAAGTAACTCGGTAACAGAGTGGTTGGTGCCGTCAGCGAttgatgccgatgatgcagATGTTGCCGAGGATGCAGATGATGCAGACGTtaccgacgatgccgacgatgcccatGACGCCCATGACGCCCATGTTCGTGCGACCAACCCGCATGAGCCAGccaagggcgagggcgagcagccGGAGATGATCGCTAGCCTCCACCCCCCCC AGAACTGCCTCGAGGACATGGGCGCCATGAGggtcgccgtcatcggaGGTGGCCCAGCGG GCTGCATGCTCGCGAGGCTGCTgcacgccggcggcatcgacgtcacCGTCTTCGAAGGAGACGCGGCGCCCGACTTTCGAGGTCAGGGCGGCACGCTGGACCTCCATACGAAAACCGGGCTCGCGGCCCTGCGGGAGGCCGGCTTGTTCGACGAGTTTGAGAAGCACGCGCGGTACGATGGCCAGtacatcgccatcgtcgacaaggACCTCAAGTACCATTTCGTCCGCAACGCCGACGACAGGACGCTCGGGGAGCGGCCCGAGATTGATCGGGCGAGGCTGAGGGAGCTGCTGATCAAGTCCCTGCCCGAGGGCATGATCCATTGGGGCCACCGGCTgcgcagcgtcgacgacaagacgCTCGTCTTTCAGACGACCAAAGTCTCGGGCTtcgatctcgtcgtcggcgccgacggcgcttGGAGCAAAGTCCGACAGGCCATCGCGCCGGACCTCAAGCCCGAgtacgtcggcgtcgccatgacGGAGCTGAGCATCCCCGACGCCAAGGAGACGGCGCCCGAGATGTACAAGATCGTCAACCGCGGCAGCGTCTTCGTCAGCAACGACGGCCAGCGCGTCTCGTTCCAGCAGATGGGCGACGACAGCATCAACATCTACACGAGCTGCGTtcgcgacgacgtcgagtgGATGAAGGCGGAAAAGTGCGGCTACGACACGGACAGCCTCGAGCAGACCAAGAAGCACTTTGACGAGGTCGAGTTCAAGGACTGGTGTCCGCAGCTCAAGGACGCCCTCGGCAGGACGCAGGGTCGCTGCATCCCCCGCTCGCTGCACATGCTGCCGATAGGAGCCAGGTGGAAGCACAAGCCCGGCTTCACCATGatcggcgacgccgctcATCTCATGACTCcccacgccgccgagggcgtcaaCCAAGCGCTCGAGGACGCCATGCACCTCGCTCGCACCATCATCGACGCGGACAAGAACGGCAAGGAtctggacgacgaggtcgcaCGCTTCGAGGAGGAAATGCGCGCCCGCGTGGAGCCGGTTCAGCAGCTCGCCTACGACCTGTGTCAGTACTGGCTGTTTACGCCCGGAGCGCCGAGATCGGTCatgcccatcgtcgtcagTCGGCACGTCAAGCCGATGCTACCCTTTATCCTTCAAcccttcttcgtcgccggcgtgtACGCCTACTATTTCCTGAAGAACCTGTGGGGGTAG